atacgctagaaattttaaaaaatcataccatttattttttttattcaacttttataataaaaaagttatggaacatagaaaaaaaaagtaatccaTGATTCCCCACACCCCCAACAAGCTTCAAgatgtggtgtttttttttatgaatcaatTGACCCCATTTTTCCCAAGAACTTcataaaattaacgaaaaattaAACTAGAAATTGCCATAACTTCAGAAGAAAAGTTCGAAGAAACTTAAGATCGTGTGAAAAATATACGCAATGAGTGtctaaataaattttgtgaatttcatATTTATGTTAGCTCAAAACTAACAATGGTTCTGATGGAGAACCGACCAGGTTCTTTTTGCCGAAGGTATCAGAACTTGTGGTTGTTGGCGAATAGATCCTACCATAGGATCTATGGTTGCATACGGTAGATCCTACCGTCCAAATGGTTTGCAAATCTGGGAATTCCGGGATGAAATTGGCTTTTTCCAAATCCTGAGGCCACACAGAGTCACACGCGCGTATTTAATATTGGAAACACCTCGtttattaaattcaataatatttctatcattcgctttattttaatttaatggcTAACTTAGATACTACGAAATAGAAAAACACGATGTCTCGCGATGGTTGGACGATCGCGGCCGAGGATCAACTGCTTCGGGTGATCGCGCCAAAATCGTCGGGTGCTCTCGGCTACTACTGCTGCTGCTAGTGTCCCATCATCGGGTTCGTTCTTCGGGTCCGTTGAGTAGTAGCTCACCTTAGTGAGCTGGTGTAGTGCGGTGTAGTAGCTGACAGCTTCGATGAACGGGTCGAGGGGCTTTTGTATAAACATTCCCAACCCCCCTGAAATGACTACATTTCAGAAGTCTTCTGCTCGTCTGCAGGATCCGTGGTGATGGGAAGAAGGCATATCTTGTTGATGGCTCGCTTGGTGTAGCCTTTAGCCGTCTTTAATGTAACGACTCTCGTCACACCGTCGTCGCCAGGGTGTAGTTGATGGATACGGGCCATTTTCCAGTTCATCGAGGGTTGGTTTTCGTCGATCATGATGACGAGTCTGCCGGGCTGGATGCCAATTTTTGACACGAGCTTGAAGCTGTGTCAGGTATTCGGTGCTCCACCGTCGCCAGAAACGGTCGAGTTGCTGCTGCTTGAGCTGAAGTTGGTTTAGCCGATTCTCAGGAACGCTGCTCAATTCTTCGTCGGGGAGTGTTTGCATCGAGGATCCGATGAGGAAGTGGCCAGGGGTGAGCGGTTCTAGGTCGGTGGGATCATCGGTGAGCTGGGTCAGCGGGCGCGAATTGAGGCAGGCTTCAACTTGGGCGAGGAGAGTGATGTAGTCTTCTTGGGAAGCGGAGGAGGTACCTAACACACGGAGGAGGTGTTTCTTAGCGGATCGGACAGCGGCTTCCCAGAGTCCGCCAAAGTGGGGAGAGCCAGGGGGGATGAAGTGCCAGTTAATGCCGTTTTGGCTGCATTCATTTTGGATTTCGTCATGGTGGGTTCGGGATTTCAGCTTCTTTATCAGTTCCTTCATACTATTTCGCGCTCCGACGAAATTCGTTCCGTTGTCGGAATATATGTTGCTACATTTACCCCTCCTTGCTATAAAACGACGAAGTGCCTGGATGAATCTCGGGGTGGACAAATCGGAAACTAGTTCCAAATGGACTGCCTTTgtggcaaaacaaacaaagacgGCCACGTACGCCTTCACGGGACCTTTGCGAAAGCCTTGTCGAATATAAACTGGCCCAAAATAATCGACGCCGGTGTTGGTGAATGGTTTTGAAATGGTAATTCTAGTTTTCGGTAATTGGGACATAAATTGCTGTTGTAAGTTGGGTTTTGCTCGGAAACAAATCAAACATTTGTGGATAACCTTTCGACACAAATTCCTTCCTCCTAGCGGCCAAAATTTCAGTCGAATCGTGCTCAACAGCAGTTGACAACCGGCATGTAGTAGACGGCGATGATAATAATCAGCTAGTAGCTTTGCAAACGGGTGTTTTCCTGGGATGACCATCGGGTGTTTCGCATCTTCGGGCTGTTCGGAATTTTGCAGTCGGCCACCAATGCGAATAAGTCCATCCTCGTCGAGTCTCGGGACGTACCAACGAAGTTTGGATGATCGATGTACTGGATCACCTTTTTGTAAGGCGCAATACTCTTGGGGGAAATAATCTTTTTGTACCATACGAACCAGTCGGTGTTCTGCATCGTGGAGTTCTTGAGTGAGAAGAGGTGTCGAATTTATTTTCTCCTTATCTGGGGTTCGTAGATACTTCAAAAAGCGTCGTAAATAAGCGGTAGTTCGAACCAACTTAGTGTAATTGTTGAACTGGGAAAAATACCAATCACTAAATTCGTTTTTTGAATTGGGGGAAATAATGTTGGGATTTGAGATGCGCTTGCGCtctaaatcaatattttcagcCTCGGGGTGTGATTCTAACTGCTTTGGCCAAAATTCTTGCTCCTGGGCTAGCCACGGTGGTCCATTCCACCATGCTTCGTCGTGAATCACCAATTCCGGATCCAAACCTCTCGAAAGCTGATCTGCCGGGTTGAGTAGTCCAGGTACGTGGATCCAATGAGAATTATGGGTAgcattttggatgaaagaaactCGGTTTGCTACAAACGTTGACCAGGTGCTTGGTGGCTGAGCTAGCCACTGCAAAACCGTCCTAGAATCCGTCCAAAAATAGGATGTGTATGGGATATTCATGGCTTCCGTTATCCTTTGAAGTAATTCTGCCGAAATAAAGGCGCCACACAATTCCAACCTGGGGATGGTAACCTTTTTCAATGGGGAAACGCGAGATCTCGATGTGATCAGCGACACGGTCACCTGTCCATTATCATCTTGAGAACGCAGGTACACGCAAGCACCGTATGCTGCTTCGGAAGCGTCGGAATAAAAGTGAAGCTCCGAAGAAACAGGATGATAAATTCCAACAAAACGGGGTATACGCAAGACTTGAAGTTTTGGTAATAGTGAATAAAATTTGGTCCATCTTCTAACAAGTTCTTCGGGTAAATTGTCGTCCCAACCAAGAGCTTCGTTGCTTGAATTTTTCAGCAGCCAAATTTCTTGCATGAATAGTTTAGCTCTTGTGACAACGGGTCCAAGCATTCCAAGAGGATCGAAAATTTTCGCAATTCGAGATAGAATAACTCTTTTGGTAAGAGTTTCCGATGAGTCTGGTGAAAACTCCAAATTGAACCGAAAAGTATCCGTTTTTGGCTCCCAAACCAATCCTAGGGTTTTAACTGTTTTCTCAGCTTCAAAATCAATCCCGTCACCAAACGGAATGGCCAAATTGTCCTTGCTAATACCTTCAAGGGCCGCTGGAATATTGGACACCCATTTCCGCAGACGAAATCCGCCACTTTGAGTGAGATCGTCGAGCTGTTTCCGAAGCACCTTTGCTTCATCTACATCCATAGCTCCCGTGATGACGTCGTCCATGTAAACGTCTTTTCCAAGTCTTTTTGCAGCCAAAGGGTAATTTTCCGCCTCATCTAAACTCAGCTGTTTCAGACAACGTGTCGCAAGAAATGGAGCTGGCTTTGTGCCGTAAGTAACGGTCAAAAGTTCAAATGTGTGGATGGGGTCAGTTGGGGAAAAACGCCACAGAATTCGCTGTAGTGGCAAGTCTGCAGCATCAATCCAAACCTGCCGAAACATCTTTTCAACATCGGCAATCAGAATT
This sequence is a window from Uranotaenia lowii strain MFRU-FL chromosome 3, ASM2978415v1, whole genome shotgun sequence. Protein-coding genes within it:
- the LOC129752422 gene encoding uncharacterized protein LOC129752422, which encodes MEFYVLPKVTEDLPTSNISISTWRLPEEIKLADPDFFKSNPIDLLLGGEYFFCFFPTKQRIQLGEGLPMLVHSVFGWLVTGRWGVSSGEAPILCQHSSISQSLEKLMSKFWEIEEGRSSSKYSVEETRCEEIFIETLKRADDGRYIVGLPKSPEAVARLGESKSAALRRLLQLERRLGQNESLRNEYNDFMSEYLSHGHIKKVMEPNDNIPHFYLPHHPVIKASSTTTRVRVVFDASAKSTNGISLNDALLNGPVIQDDLRTLIIRSRFFPIILIADVEKMFRQVWIDAADLPLQRILWRFSPTDPIHTFELLTVTYGTKPAPFLATRCLKQLSLDEAENYPLAAKRLGKDVYMDDVITGAMDVDEAKVLRKQLDDLTQSGGFRLRKWVSNIPAALEGISKDNLAIPFGDGIDFEAEKTVKTLGLVWEPKTDTFRFNLEFSPDSSETLTKRVILSRIAKIFDPLGMLGPVVTRAKLFMQEIWLLKNSSNEALGWDDNLPEELVRRWTKFYSLLPKLQVLRIPRFVGIYHPVSSELHFYSDASEAAYGACVYLRSQDDNGQVTVSLITSRSRVSPLKKVTIPRLELCGAFISAELLQRITEAMNIPYTSYFWTDSRTVLQWLAQPPSTWSTFVANRVSFIQNATHNSHWIHVPGLLNPADQLSRGLDPELVIHDEAWWNGPPWLAQEQEFWPKQLESHPEAENIDLERKRISNPNIISPNSKNEFSDWYFSQFNNYTKLVRTTAYLRRFLKYLRTPDKEKINSTPLLTQELHDAEHRLVRMVQKDYFPQEYCALQKGDPVHRSSKLRWYVPRLDEDGLIRIGGRLQNSEQPEDAKHPMVIPGKHPFAKLLADYYHRRLLHAGCQLLLSTIRLKFWPLGGRNLCRKVIHKCLICFRAKPNLQQQFMSQLPKTRITISKPFTNTGVDYFGPVYIRQGFRKGPVKAYVAVFVCFATKAVHLELVSDLSTPRFIQALRRFIARRGKCSNIYSDNGTNFVGARNSMKELIKKLKSRTHHDEIQNECSQNGINWHFIPPGSPHFGGLWEAAVRSAKKHLLRVLGTSSASQEDYITLLAQVEACLNSRPLTQLTDDPTDLEPLTPGHFLIGSSMQTLPDEELSSVPENRLNQLQLKQQQLDRFWRRWSTEYLTQLQARVKNWHPARQTRHHDRRKPTLDELENGPYPSTTPWRRRCDESRYIKDG